From Planktothrix serta PCC 8927:
CAAGAAAATATTGCTTTAGTGAAATTAACCAGTTTACCTGTGCATCGATGGCCGTTAGAAATGGCAAAAACCAAGGATTTATCGGTTTATTCGGGATGTGTTTTAATTGATAATCAAGGCACAACCAGTCAACTTATGCCTTTAGTAAAAACAGCTAACCTGCCGATTACGGTATTAATTGATCATCATAATTTACAGAAAGATTTACATCCAGAATTTTTTGATATTCGTCCTCAAATTAAAGCAACGGCTACGATTTTAACTCAATATTTACAATCGGGTTTTTTAGAACTTGATAGTAATGACAGCCAACATATTAATTGTGCAACGGCGTTAATGCACGGGTTACGGTCGGATACGAATCAACTCCGACAAGCAACCCGTGAGGATTTCTTGGCCGCAGCCTATTTAAGTAATTATTATGATGCGAGTTTATTAGATTCTGTGTTGCGTTCTTCTCGGTCTAAACGGGTAATGGATGTGATAGAACGAGCCTTATCTAATCGTCAAGTTTTAGATAATGTTTCAATTTCAGGAGTGGGTTTTTTACGCGCATCTGACCGAGATGCTATTCCTCAAGCTGCGGATTTTCTATTAACGGAAGAAAACGTTCATACTGCTGTTGTTTATGGGCTAGTTCATGATGATTTTAATGAATTGGAGATTATTGTGGGTTCCTTGAGAACGAATAAAATTACCCTTGACCCAGATGAATTTATTAAGGAAGCATTCGGAACAGATGTAACGGGTAAGTTTTTTGGCGGGGGAAGAAGTCAAGCGGGAGGGTTTGAAATTCCGTTAGGGTTTCTTTCGGGGTTTAATGAAAATAAAGACTATGCGGAGATAAAATGGAAAGTCTTTGATGCTCAAGTCAAACAAAAATTATTGCGTTTAGTTAATCCTAATTAAGCAGTTGGGGAATTTTTTTTGAGAATTCTCCTGAACAGAATCATAAATGAAGGAATAAACAGGAGTAGATGCACCCTGATGGTTTTCCTTCAACTTCGGTTGGGGGAATTTTTTTTGAGAATTTTCCTGATCAGAATTAAAAGTGAAGGAATAAATAGATGTAGATGCACCCTGATGGTTTTCCTTCAACTTCGGTTGGGGGATTTTTTTTGAGAATTTTCCCGATAGGAATCAAAAGCGAAGGAATAAACAAGAGTAGATGCACCCTGATAGTTCCCCCTCAACTTCGGTTGGGGGGTTTTTGTTTGGGAAGACTCTCCTCCGTCAGTTCTATTAATGGTGTTCAAAAATACCTTGAAATTGTAATAAATCTAAAGTGACCATGACTGGTAAACAGGAAAAACATTGTTGAGCCAGTTCTAAACGGTCTTCCCGTTCTAACATCGACACTAACTTTTTCTGAACGTTCAATAAATAGCGAACATCATTGGCGGCATAGTTTAATTGATCTTCAGATAAATTACTCGCATTTCCCCAGTCGGAACTTTGGGAAGTTTTATCGAGTTCGACTTTTTCTAATTCTTGAACTAACTCTTTAAGTCCGTGTTTTCCGGTGTAGGTTCGGACTAATTTACTGGCTATTTTAGTACAAAAAATCGGGTTAACTTCAATACCTAAGTAATAGCGAATAGTAGCAATATCAAAGCGAGCGAAATGGAATACTTTGAGAATATTAGGTGCTTCTAAGAGTTGTTTTAAGTTCGGTGCTTCTTTTTGACCTTTAGCAATTCTAATGGCGGTGACTTGACCCTTGGGGTCGCAAATTTGAATTAAGCAAAGGCGGTCTCGCCAAGGTAATAACCCCATTGTTTCGGTATCTACCGCTAACCCATCGGCCGTTAGATAGTCAAATAATAACGTTTCAGAAATATCCCCATCACAAACTTGAAAATTAGACATATTTTATTACAAATAATTTTAATTGACTTTACCCTGTTTTTGAAAAGATAGCAATCAGCAGGTTAGTGTTTACAACTTCTTTTTATCTTTGTGTCTTTGTGTCTTTGTGGTTAAAATAGGAGTGCGAACTGCTATCAATCAATTCCCAGCTATCTTTTTCTTACAAAAATCTGAGTAAAATAATACTCTCCTTTGGCATTTCTGACAATACCCATTCCCGTTAACTCATAATTTCCCACCATATTCCGTTGATGACCTGGACTTTCTATCCATCCTTTAACGGCTTGTTTTCCGGGGTCAACATAACCCGAATTAAAGGCGACATTTTCGGCAATTTCTTGCCAACGGACAAATTGACGAATTTTTTGAAATCGAGCTTTTGACCCCCCATGACCAAAGGGAACTTGACCGTTAGCCATTAACTGACTATGAATACGACATTGTTCACTAATTTTAGGGTCTAGTTTTAAGGGTGGTAAATTTTTAGAAGCGCGATAATCATTGACTTGTTGATGTACTGATAATTCCAATTGCGCGAGATTAGAATTATTGGAGTTAACAACGGGTGTCGCTTGCGGTAGGGGCTTTACAACTGAGTTGATTTCTGACAAAAATGTACACCCTCCCAATAATAATACTATTCCCATTAACGGTAACTTAAACATTGTTCGTTTTTTCAATCTTGTTGACGAGGTATAGTTGCGACGGGGAGAAACCGGGTTTTTGGAAAATGGCGATCGCTTCTTTTAATAAGTATACAACATTGATAATTTTTTAACTTAATCATAGCACTTTTCTGTCAATTTGGGGAAATTAAACAAATTTTTAAGATGATTTCACCCCCCTTACAGAATAGCTTGCCAAATCTGATCTAACAAATTAGAACTATCAGCATCAAACCATTGAATTTCAGAAACAGCCCGAAACCAAGTTCTTTGTCGTTTGGCAAATTGTCGGGTATGTAATACTATTAATTCCTTGGCTGTTTCTAAAGAAATATCTCCAGCTAAATATTGTTTAATTTCCTGATATCCCAACGTTTCTAATAACGATAATTCTGTCCCATATTTCTGACATAACTGTTCAACTTCTTGTACAAATCCCTTTTCGATCATATTTTCCGTTCGCTTTTGAATCCGATGGGTTAATGCTTCTGTTTCACAATGTAAACCCATTTGTAAAATCGGATACTTGGGAGGATTTTCTCCTTGTTGTTCAGAAATAGGCTGACCTGTGATATAATAAACTTCTAAGGCTCGTAAAGTTCTAACTTGATCGTTAGCATGAATTTTTTGCGCTGCGATCGAATCAATTTGTTTTAACATTTGATAACATTGAACTTGACCTAATCCTTGAAGTTGCGATCGCAATTCTGCATGAGGTGCAACCCTAGGAATTTTCATTCCTCGCACAATTGATTTAATATATAATCCTGTACCTCCAACTAACAATAAGGGTAGAGATTTAGAAGCATTCACAATCAATTGTTGCGCTTGATCCTGATAATCTGCTACTGTTAAAATCTCCGTCGGTTCACAAATATCAATCAAATAATGGGGAACACCCTGACGTTCTGCCACCGTCGGTTTAGCGGTGCCAATATCAAACTCTCGATACACCAACCGAGAATCTGCACTCAAAATCACAGACCCCAAACGTTCCGCTAACTGGATTGCCAACCCCGATTTCCCCGTCGCCGTTGCACCGCAGATTACAATTAAC
This genomic window contains:
- a CDS encoding CAP domain-containing protein encodes the protein MFKLPLMGIVLLLGGCTFLSEINSVVKPLPQATPVVNSNNSNLAQLELSVHQQVNDYRASKNLPPLKLDPKISEQCRIHSQLMANGQVPFGHGGSKARFQKIRQFVRWQEIAENVAFNSGYVDPGKQAVKGWIESPGHQRNMVGNYELTGMGIVRNAKGEYYFTQIFVRKR
- a CDS encoding ribonuclease H-like domain-containing protein codes for the protein MSNFQVCDGDISETLLFDYLTADGLAVDTETMGLLPWRDRLCLIQICDPKGQVTAIRIAKGQKEAPNLKQLLEAPNILKVFHFARFDIATIRYYLGIEVNPIFCTKIASKLVRTYTGKHGLKELVQELEKVELDKTSQSSDWGNASNLSEDQLNYAANDVRYLLNVQKKLVSMLEREDRLELAQQCFSCLPVMVTLDLLQFQGIFEHH
- the miaA gene encoding tRNA (adenosine(37)-N6)-dimethylallyltransferase MiaA, with protein sequence MTISTIPQPPRLIVICGATATGKSGLAIQLAERLGSVILSADSRLVYREFDIGTAKPTVAERQGVPHYLIDICEPTEILTVADYQDQAQQLIVNASKSLPLLLVGGTGLYIKSIVRGMKIPRVAPHAELRSQLQGLGQVQCYQMLKQIDSIAAQKIHANDQVRTLRALEVYYITGQPISEQQGENPPKYPILQMGLHCETEALTHRIQKRTENMIEKGFVQEVEQLCQKYGTELSLLETLGYQEIKQYLAGDISLETAKELIVLHTRQFAKRQRTWFRAVSEIQWFDADSSNLLDQIWQAIL
- a CDS encoding DHH family phosphoesterase gives rise to the protein MNNSTQSEPLIISQEPSLLLCSEWLLPSQKKQAFQQVLENHTGERQLIIIQDFPDPDALSSAWAYQLIAQQYNIESDIVYGGTLSHQENIALVKLTSLPVHRWPLEMAKTKDLSVYSGCVLIDNQGTTSQLMPLVKTANLPITVLIDHHNLQKDLHPEFFDIRPQIKATATILTQYLQSGFLELDSNDSQHINCATALMHGLRSDTNQLRQATREDFLAAAYLSNYYDASLLDSVLRSSRSKRVMDVIERALSNRQVLDNVSISGVGFLRASDRDAIPQAADFLLTEENVHTAVVYGLVHDDFNELEIIVGSLRTNKITLDPDEFIKEAFGTDVTGKFFGGGRSQAGGFEIPLGFLSGFNENKDYAEIKWKVFDAQVKQKLLRLVNPN